TGGTCCGCACCCGCTCGCGCACGTTCACCCCGTCATCGTGCCTCCTCCGCGGGGCCGGGGAGGACAGGACCCGGGATGGAGAGGCGGCGCCTGGGGCGGATCCGGGTGCCGTCTCTCCATCCCGGGAGTCTCAGCAGGTGGCGGAGCCGGCGTCCCAGGAGAGGACGCCCGACCCACCGGCGAGCCGGGAGAGCCGGATGTCGAGGGCGTCGTAGACCTCGTCCACCGAGGTGGTGCGGCAGCCCTTGCGCACGAGCAGCAGCGGGGCCGAGCGGTCGGCCGCCAGCTGGGTGCCGGCCATGGCGTCCACCGGCGCGTCACCGGCGGCGAGGACCGCCGTGGTGGACTGCTCGAAGGCGTCCATCGCGATGAGGGCGCTCGTCTGGTAGCGGTTGGCGCCACCGATCCGCTCGATGCTGGCGCCGGGCAGGAGCTGCTGCGCCTGCTGCACCACCGACTCGGCGACGGCGCCCGTCCCGCCGAGGACGACGACGCGCTGGGGGGCCAGCTCGGCCAGCCGGGCCGCCGTCACCGGCGGCAGGGCGGTCGTGCGGGTGAGCAGCATCGGTGCCTCGACGTGGGCGGCCGCCGCGCCGCCACCCAGGGCGTCGGTGAGGTTGCTGCCGCTGGCGAGGTAGACGGTGCCGCTGTGCCACTGCTGCTCGTAGCTGAGCTGCACCGCGGTGTCGTAGCGGTCCCTGCCCGACACGCGCCGCACGGCATACCCCTCGGCCTCCAGGGCGCGACCGACCGCGGGGGTGACGGCCTGGGTGCCGCCGACGAGGACGACCTCCAGCGCGCCCATGTCCTCCAGCACCTCGACGGTGGACGGCGGCACCTCCTCGGGCCGGGTGAGCAGGACGGCGGCGTGGCCCTTGCTGGCGACCGGGCCGACGCCCAGCGCGTCGGCGATCTCCCCGCCCTGGGTGATGTAGGCGGTGTCCACGCCGTAGGGCGCGCCCTCGTGGGCGAGACCGGCGGCGACGTCGTAGCGGGTGGCGCCACCGATCCGCTGCACCGCGGTGCGCTCCAGGCGCTGCTCGGCGGCGACCATGGTGCGCAGGGCACCGAGCATCTGGTACATCTGCCAGCCGGGACAGCTCGTGGCGTAGACGTCGCGGTGCCCGTGCAGCGTGGACAGGGTGCGGGTCCAGCCGAGGTAGGAGTTGGTGTAGCGCTTCTGCTGCGTGACGTCGGCCCCGTGCAGGTTGAGCACCCACCCGGCGGTCCGCGCCAGGCCGGCGAGCTCGGCCTGGGGCACCGGGCTGATCTCGTGGTTGCCGAGCGAGCTGAGGCCGAACCAGTCGTAGTTCATGCCGTAGGAGTGGGCACCCTGGACGTTGTTCTCCAGCCCGCCGGAGCGGCCCTCCCAGACCCGGCCGTAGCGGTCCACCATCGCGTTGTAGCCCACGTCCCGCCAGTCGAGGGTGTGCGCGTGGTAGCGGTAGACCGCGCGCAGCATCGCCGGGACGTCCTCGGCGGCGTAGTAGGCGTCGGTCGCGGTGTGGTGCAGGGTGATGCCCATCTTCGGCGAGGGGCGGATGGGTCCGGCGCTGGGGATGAGGTCCATGTCCTGCGCCCAGTCCTTGCGCCGCGCGACGACGAGGCCGTCCGGCCCGGCGTCGGGCACAGGGAGCTCGGCCACCGTCGCGGCGTCCTGGGCGGTGACGTAGGTGGTCCAGCTCTCGATGCGCGCGTCCTCGGTCTCGCCGGAGAGCTCCACCTGGACCCGGTCGGCGTCGAGGAGCACCGTGCCCTCGGTCCCCCACTCGCCCGCCTCCTGGCCCTGCTCGTCCGGACCGGTGGCGAGGCCGTCCTCCAGGGAGGTCCACTCGCCCCAGGCCCCCTCCTGCTCCACCCGCATGCGGGCGCCGCCGTCCTGCGGGCCCGACCAGCGCACCCCCACGACGGTGACGGCACGCTCGTCCACGTCCAGCGTGCCGCGTAGGACGTCGGCGCCCTCGCCGGACGTGGTCTGCGCCACCGGGTCGAGCGCGACCGAGCGGTGCTCGGGGTCCGCGGAGGGCTCCTCGGCGAGGGCGGCAGGGACGCCGACCCCGGGCACGACGAGGGCCATCGCGGTGAGCGCGGACAGCACGAAGCGGCGGGCAGAGGGCATGGCGGATCTCCTTGACCGGAGACGTCCGGCCGCGGCTGACTGCTTCAGGGGACGCAGTGACAGTAACCTCAGGAGTCACTGATGTCACTACTCTTTACCCAATGCATACCTTCTGATCTGCAGCGATACCGTTACTGCAGGAACTGCGCCGGGTCGAACTCCGCGATCGGGATGATGCGCAGGCGCGGCAGCGGGGCGTTGAAGGCCCGGGTGTCGTGCTCGAGGTCGAAGAACTCCATGCCCTGGTGCACGAGCTGGTGGAAACCGGCGTTGCGGAACTCCTCGAAGGCGATGAGACCGACGCGGCGGGTGCCGTCGATGAGCGGGGTCACCGTCTCGAGGAAGTCGCCGTCGTGGCTGACGAGCATGACGTCGTCGCTGCGGGCGTGCAGCGCCTCCAGGGTGCGCTGGATGGCGATGTCGACGACCTTCTCCTCGGCCGTCCCGGACAGCGGCACCGGGGTGTAGCCCAGCGCGCGCAGCGCCTGGACGAAGGACATCGGCAGCCCGCTGCTGGCGTTGAGGAAGAACAGGCCCTTGGCGCTCTGCCCCCACGTCTCCTGGGTGAAGGTGAGCAGGCGGTCCCACCGCGGGCGCTCGTCCGGGTGCGGGCGGCGGCCGAGGATGGAGTTGCCCAGGGTCGCGTCGATGTTCTCCCCGTCGACGAGGAGATAGGTGATGCGGTCAGCAGTCATGACGAACCTTCGTCTTTCTTCTCTTGTATCAATTTATTCGTAGACGAGCTTCTGCGGACCCGGGAAGATCCACGACAACCCGTCCCGCAGCCGGTCCCGCCAGTTCTCCCAGGAGTGGCCGTCCCGCGACTCGACGTACTGCACCCGCGACCCGGTGGACTCGAAGACCGGGACCATCGAGCGGTTCGGCACGATGAGCGGCTCGTAGACGCCGCAGGTGATGAACATCCGCTCGGCGACCCGGCGGGGACGCTCACGGTAGCGGTTCATGAAGCGCACGACCGGGTCGAAGGCCGGCCCTCCGCCGTGGTCGGAGCCGATGTCGGTGAAGACGAAGGAGCCGGACTGCAGGAAGAGGTTGTCCCACACCCCGGGGTTGCGGGCCGCGGTGGACAGCGAGGCGACCGCGCCGAAGCTCGCGCCCATGAGGCAGCGGGCGTCCGAGCGGCGGATGAGCGGCAGCTGCTCCTCCAGCGCCGGCAGCAGCTCGGTCGTGAGGTGGCGTGCGTGCGGGGCGGAGTTGGGGTACTCGCGCAGCCGGTCCCCGGGGTTGGTGAAGACCACGATCGTCTCGGCCATGTCCAGGTCGTGGATGAGGTTGTCGAGCACCGTGCGCATGGCGGCGTAGTTGAGGTAGTCGTCACCGTCGTGCACCACGAGCAGCGGGTAGCGGCTGCTGCGGCGGAACCGCGCCGGGAGGTAGACGCGGGGGTGGGTGGCCCGGCGCAGCGCCTTGCTCTGCACGGTGAGGTCGACGAGCTCACCGGGGCGGGCGTCCGGCTGCGGCGCGACCCACTCGGGGGTCTCGTAGCCGGCCGCCTGGCAGACGCTCGAGGACCCGACGGGGCTGTGCGCCACGTAGGGGTTGAGCGGGTCGTTGAAGGTCTCCACCGCCTCGCCCTGGCGGACCTCGATCTGGTACTCCACCCGCGACGCGGCCGGCAGCTCGATGGTGACGTACCAGAGCGGGGTGGTCCCCTCGGGCACCTCCACCCGCTTCATCGGCACGTGCTGCGGCTGGTTGACGATGCGGTGCCGCACGGCCACGCCGTCGGCCTGGCCGCGGTAGAGGAAGGTGCACTTCGCCCCCTCCACGATCGGGACCTCCTGCTCGGCCAGGAAGCGCTCGATCACCTGGTCGTCCAGCCGGCGGGCGCGCAGCGCGTTGATCGCGAGCTTGCCCTTGTGCCGCGGGGGCAGCGGGTATGCCGTCTGCTGGCTCACGCGCCCTCCTCCCCGGGGATGGTGGGAGTCGCCCCGGAGGGGTCGACGGAGGTGGGGACGGCGACGCGCGCGGCATACCTCGTGACCGTGCCCTCGGGGCCGAAGATGCGGGTGCCCTCCGGCACCCGGCCGTCGGCGGTGAGGGTGACCCGGTCACCCGGGTCCAGCGGCAGCGCCACCCTCGGGCGGCACCGGTAGGTGAGGGTGCGCATGCGGTCCAGGTCCTTGACGTCGAGCCGGTCGGTGGCGGCGGGCAGGGCGACGAGGCCGCGGGTCAGGCCGAGCCCGTCCATGAGCACCTCGGCCACCCCGGGGGCCACCACCGAGTCGTCGTAGAACAGCACCACCCGCTCGGTGAGCGCCATCGCGCCGGCTCCCCAGGCGACCACCGGGCGGTCCACCCGGGCGTGGACGCCCCGGGGGTCGGCCGGGTCCGCCACGGCGGTGGCGAGCACCGGGGCGAGGTTGAACATGTGCAGGGTGCCGAGCAGCACACCGACGTGCCCGCCGGCGATGACGACCGCGTCGCACTCGCCGACGAGGCTCCCGACCTCGTAGCGACCTCGCACGACGGCGTCCCGGTGCTGCGGCTCGTGGGTGGCGAAGAACTCCTCGTTGAGCTCGGCGACCCGCCGGACGTGTCGCTCGTCGAGCTCGCGCATGACCCCGAGGACGTCCTCGACGGCCAGCCGGTGCACCCGGGGGTCCCGCGGCTGGTGCGCCCGGATCCGGGTGCAGGCCTCCACCGCCTGCTGGAGGCCGATGAGGTAGAGCTGCTGCATCTCGGTGAGGATCTGCCGGCGCCGCCGGTCGGCCTGCTCCAGCTCGGGGTCGTCCTCCCAGATCTGCTGCATCCGCTCCCACAGACCGAGGTTGACGCACCGGCCGCCGAGCTGGTCGACGAGCACCCGGTCGTCGTGCTCCCGGTCGCGCCACCCGGCGGTGATGGTCGCCACCCGGGCTCCCTCGAGCCCGAGGGAGCGCATGACCTCGTCGACGACGGGGTCGCGCTGGGGGCCCAGCAGGGTGATCCGGTGGTCGGGCGCCCCGTGCCCGTCGCCGTCGGCGGAGCCCTCAGCGGGCATAGACATGCACCGTGCGCCCCACGTCGTCGAGCATGTCCCGCAGCACGTCGAAGTCCGGGTGCCGCATCCGGATCCACGCGTTGGCCATGAAGCCGGCCTCGACCGGCTGGGTGCCGGTCCCCGCCACCGGGACGTGCGCGTCGATGATCCACCGGCCGTAGCGGTTCTCGACGTCCTCGAGGCCGCTGTAGCCGGTGATGACGCCGTCCTGGTCCGGGCGCAGCGCGACGATCCCCGCACTGTGGCTGCGGCTGGGGCGCTCGCGGACCTCGCCGTGGACGATCGACTGGGCCCATGCGGCATACACGTCCATGTCGTTGGCCGCGCAGTAGAGGTCCCAGCAGCCGACCCCGGGCGGACGGCAGCCGATCTCGGAGAAGGTCAGCCCGCGCGGCCCGTGGAACCACTCCATGTGGGTCGCGGACGTGCCGATCCCGAGCGCCTCGTTGACGCGGTGCCCCATGGCGCGGATCTCGTCGTAGAGGCCCCCGTCGTCGATCCGGTTGGTCGCGACGAACTGCGGGGAGATCCACCGCGCCCGCATCCCCTCCAGCACCCCGGGGAAGTAGTGGGAGGCGAAGTCGAGCTCGATGCGGCCGTCGACGGAGACCGTGTCGTAGAACCCCTCGTGACCCTCGATGAACTCCTCCACGGCGATCGAGCTGTAGCGCCCCATCCGCTCCAGGGCGGCGGAGAGCTCGGTGTCCGAGCCGACGCGCACGGTGTCCGCCGCCCCCGCGGCGTCACGGGGCTTGAGGATGAGCGGGTAGCCGACGGCGGCGGCGAAGTCCCACACCTGCGCGGCGTCGTCGGCCCCCGTGGACCGGGCGGTCGGCACGCCGGCGGCGCGCAGCGCCTCCTTCATCGAGGGCTTGTCGCGGCACAGCCAGGTCGTGCGGACCGAGGTGCCCGGTATGCCGAGGTCCTCGCGGACCTGGGCGGCCACCATCTGGTGGGACTCGATGGTCGACTCCATCCGGTCGACCCACACCATGCCCTGCACCCGGCGCACGGCCTCGGTCATCTGGGCCCGGTCGGTCACCGACCCCACCTGCTCGTAGTGGACCATCCAGGACGTGAGCTGGTCGTCGAGGTAGTCCAGCGGGGTCTCGCCGATGCCGATGACGTTGGCGCCGGCCTCGGCCAGGGCCCGGGCGAACTCGCGCTGGTTCTTCGGGAAGTGCGGCTCCACGAGGACGATGTTCACGACCCTGAGCCTGCCACATCCGGGCGGCGCACGGGAGTGCCGACCGGTGCGGACCCGACGCGCCGCGCCGCGTCAGTCGCGGCGGGCCAGCTCGTCGAAGGCGTGGGCGACGACCTCGGCGTAGACGTGCATCCCGTCGATGTCGGGGTGCACGTTGTCGCTCTGCAGCGTCTCCGGCTGCTGGCTGATCGTCGCGTTCCACTCACCGACGACCGTGTGGGGGTAGTCCTCGACGACCTCGCGGATGGTCTCGTTGGAGGACTCGGTGAAGGAGGCCTGGACGTAGAGGTCCATGACCACGACGTTGCGCTCGGGCCCGAGCGTGTCCAGCACCGCCCGCAGGGCCTCCTCGTCGACGCCCGCGTTGGTCCCGAGGTGCAGGACGACGTTGTCGCGCACGGTGCCGGCCGCGAGGGCCTCGTCCACCCGCTGCGTCGCCTCGCCCCACTGGCGGTTCGACTCGGCGGCGAAGGCGATGTCGGGGAAGCGGAAGCTCAGGCCGTCGGCGCTGGTGACGACCAGGGAGTCGCCGATGGCGGTGAGGTCGGACCCCGACGGCACCAGCAGCCCGTCGGCGTCCGCGGTGAAGGTGCTGCCGTTGACCTCCACCTCGCCGGGCGACGGGGCGGCCTCGGTCTCGGTGGCGTCCTCCTCGTCCTCGGCCGTGGCCTCGTCGCCCTGCTCGTCAGCGGCCCCGGAGCTCCCCTCGCCGGCGGGAGCCGCCCCGAGGGTGGCGCCGAGACCGGTGCCCCGGCGCGGGGCCTCGGCCGGCGCGCCCCCGGTCGGGGCGGGAGCCGGGGTGCCGTTGTCGATGCGGGTCTGGGACTGCTCGATCTGGCGCTGGGTGGCGGACTTCTCCGGGGCGGTCACCAGGGCGACGACGGTGGCCACGAGCAGCAGCACCAGGCCGGCGGCGACGATGCGCGGCCGCTTGCTGCGGTGCCACCCCTGGGTGAACCAGCCCGCGGCGGCCCGGATGCTCGCCCGGATGCCCCGTCGGCGGACCGGCACCTCGAGCAGCCGCCAGGACAGCTCGGCGAGCACCAGGGTGACGACGAGGGCGCTGAGCAGGACGGCGGTGCCCCGGGCGGTGCCGACGGCGTAGGGCACGAGCGCCCCGGCGATGACGAGCACCGGCCAGTGCCAGAGGTAGATGCCGTAGGACCGCTGTCCCAGCCAGGCCAGCGGCCGCAGCGACATGACCCGCCGCCACGGCGACGGGGCCTCGAGCAGGCCGGCGATGAGGACGACGGTCGCGACCGAGGCCAGGGCGATGCCGCCGCGGAAGGTCAGCGCGGAGTCCTCGCCGGACCAGCGCATCAGGCCCGCCAGGACGAGCAGCGCGGCGAGGACCGCAGGGCCGCGGAACCGACGCCAGGTGGCGGTGCGCAGGCCGGCCCGGTGCACGGGGTCGGCCCAGGCGAGGGCCAGCGCGGCGCCGCCCATGAGGCCCACGAGGTGGGTGTCGGTGCCGTAGTAGACGCGGGTCGCGTCCGCCCCGGTGGCGATGAGCGTGGCCATGAGCACGGTCGAGGCGAGCCCCAGCAGCACCACCGCCGTGACGCGGTGCCGGGTCGTGGGGGCCAGCGCGAGCAGGACGACCAGCGTCAGCGGCCACAGCAGGTAGAACTGCTCCTCGACCGCCAGGCTCCAGAAGTTGACGAAGAGGATGGGGCTGGTGCTGTGGAAGTAGCTCGCCCCCGCCGTGATCTCCAGCCAGTTGCTGGTGAACGTCAGGGCACCCAGGGTCTGCCGACCGATGCCGACGAGCAGGTCGCCGCCGACCAGCCGGGCGGTGGCGACGCTCACCAGCACGACGACGGCCAGCGGGGGCAGCAGCCGGCGCGCCCGGCGACGCCAGAAGGTGGGCAGGTCGACCCGGCCGCGGTGGTCGACCTCGCGCAGCAGCAGCGTGGTGATGAGGAAGCCGCTGACGACGAAGAAGACGTCGACGCCGAGGAACCCGCCGGGCAGGGCCGTCGGGACGAAGTGGAAGGTCAGGACCGCGAGGATCGCGATGGCCCGCAGGCCGTCCAGGCCGGGGATGTGGCCGGGCCGCGGTTCGACGTCGCGAGGGCCGCGGCCGCCACGACGCGGTCGCCGGGTGGGGGTGGTCTCGAGGACGGCGCCCGGCGCGGCGCCGTGCCGCGGGGGCAGCGACGCACGAGGGCGGGGTGCTCCCGGCTCGACCAGGGCTCGCTCACCACCGGGGACGGGGCCGCGGTCCTCCGTGGGGGTCGGGGACGAGGCGGGCAGCGACATCTGCCGTGCCACCTCCTTCGTCGACCGACCCGGGAACCGCTGGAGAACAATCTAGGCGCGCCGTCACCGGGGGTCGGGGAGGTGGAGGGTGTGTCGCCGGACGGGCCCCGGACGCGCACGAGGCGCCCACCGGGGTGGTGGGCGCCTCGTGCCGGGCTGGTGCGGCCTGGTGTCCTCAGGCCCGCGTGGAGCTGTCGTCCTCGCCGTCGCCGTCCGTGGTGTGCGGCAGCGACTCGTGGTGGTGCTCCTGAGCCGACCGGATCTCCTCGGTGGGGGACTCGCCCTTACCCTGCTCCTCGACGGGAGCGGCGCTGGCGCTGCCGAGGTCGTCGATCTGCTCGGTGTCGAGCATCTTGGCGGAGCCGTCCTCGTTGAGCGAGGGTGCCTCCACCTCGTCGCCGGCGACCGGCTGGTCACCCTGCGTCTCCTGAGCGTCGTTGCTCATGGTCCTCTCCTTCTCTGTGGTGGACCCGACCGCGCCCGCCGACGCGGCGGTGGTCGTCGCGGGTGCGGCGGTCGCCGAGGGGGCAGAGGTGGTCGAGGTGCTCGCGGCCCACGGGTCGCGCGTCTCCTTGGCGGCCCACGGGTCGGCGGCCGGCTGCTTCTGCTGCTGGGCGAGCCACCAGGCGAGACCCGCACCGGCGGCGGCGAGCAGCCCCAGCGTGATGAGAGCACTGCCCCGCCGCTTCTTCGTCTTGGGCGAACCGGTCACGGCGGCCACGACGCCCTCGTCCTGGGCGAGCAGCCGGTCCTTGCCGACCTGCATGTCGCCGAGCATCTGCTGGATCTTCGGCAGCAGCTCGTCGTTGATGAGGTCGCGGACGTGGTCCACCGCGGGCGCGACGCCGGCGATGCCCTCCTGGGCACGCGGCACGGCGACGTCGATGCCGTGGTCCACCCCGGAGACGGCGCGGTCGCGGGTCGCGGCGGCCAGTCCGGCGAGGGCGGCAGCCCCCGCACCTGCCCGGGCCACGGCGGCCTCGCCGACGGGACCGGCCTGGTCCAGGGCGGCCGCGGAGCGGTCGCGCAGCACGTCGACGGCGTGGAGACCCTGCTCGCGCAGGACGTCACCCTGGTGACGGGCGTCCTTCACGGCCAGCTTGCCGCGCTTGCCGGCGTCCTTGGCGGTCTTCTTGCCCTGCTTGCGGGCGTTCTTGGCCGCCTGCTCGCTCTGCTTGCTGACGCGCTTGGCGGTCTTCTTGCCCTGCTTGCGGGCGTTCTTGGCCGCCTCCTCGCTCTGGGCGCGGACGTCCTCGGCGAGGCGGGAGGCGCGGTCGGCCGCGGCGGCACTGACGGCCGCGGCCCGGCCCCCGGCCTTCTTGCTCTGCTGCTCCAGGGCCGCCCGGCTGTGCTGGCGCGCCTGTCCGGCGGCCTCGCGCGCCTTGCCGGCCGCCTTGGCGGCCGACTCGCGGTCCTGCTGCGCGGCCTTGAGCGCCTTGGCCCGGGCCTTCTGGGCGTGCTTGCGCCCGGACGTGTCGTCCTGCGGGGCGGTCACCTCGGCGAGGGTCGCCAGGAAGGCGGCTCCGAGGTTGCGGGCGCCGGACGCGGCGCTCGCACCGGCCTCGGAGGCGTCCTGCCGGGCGCGGCTGGCCTGGGTCGCGGCCCGCTCGGCATCGGTCTTGAAGAACACGTGCTGTCCCTCCTGTTGTCGGTCTGGGCCCCATCCTGCCCTGTCGCGCCCCCGAACTCCACCTCACCCGCCACGGCACCCGGCCCCGGGGGACCGTGCGAAACTGGGGCCATGAACGTCACGCTGCATACCAACCACGGCGACATCGCGCTGGTGCTCTTCGAGCACGCGGCCCCCAAGACGGGCGCCAACTTCACGGGCCTCGCCACGGGCGAGAAGGAGTACTCCGACGACGCCGGCCGGAGCAACCCGCAGCCGTTCTACGACGGCCTGTCCTTCCACCGCGTCATCCCCGGCTTCATGATCCAGGGCGGCTGCCCGATGGGTGAGGGCTTCGGCGGTCCGGGCTACACCTTCGACGACGAGATCAGCCCCGACCACGACTTCACCCAGCCCTACATGCTGGCCATGGCCAACGCCGGCAAGCGCATGGGCAAGGGCACCAACGGCTCGCAGTTCTTCATCACCGTCGAGCCGACGACCTGGCTGCAGGGCAAGCACACCATCTTCGGCGAGGTCGCCGACCAGGCCTCCCGCGACGTCGTCGACGCGATCGCCGCGGTGCCGACCGCTGCCGGTGACAAGCCGGCCGAGCCGGTCGTCATCGAGCGGGTCAGCGTCGAGGGCTGAGCCCTGGACGAACCGGTGAGCGGGTCTGCCGCCGACGCCCCCCGGGTGCCGCCCGGGGGCGGCGGCACGCCGGGCGGTCCGCCCGTGTGCCCGCGACACCCCGACCGGACGTCCTACATCCGGTGCCAGCGTTGCGAGCGCCCGACCTGTCCTGACTGCCAGCGCCCCGCGGCGGTGGGGGTGCAGTGCGTCGACTGCGTGTCCGAGGGCGCCCGCTCGGCTCCTGTCGCCCGCACCCGCTTCGGGGCACCGGTGCGCGAGGGCCGTCCGGCCGTCACCTGGACGCTCATGGGGCTGTGCGCGGTGGTGTACGTCGCGCAGCTCGCCAACCCGGTGGTGACCCGGGAGCTGGCCTTCGTCGGCGTGCTCGCGGGGGCGGAGCCGTGGCGGCTCGTCACGTCGGCCTTCGTGCACTCCCCGCAGAGCCTGCTGCACATCGCCTTCAACCTCTACATCCTCTTCGCCGTCGGCCCGGTGCTGGAGCAGGCCCTGGGCCGCGCCCGCTTCGCGGTGGCCTACCTCATCTGCGCCGTCGGCGGCTCGGTCGGGGTGCTGGTGCTGGCGGCCCCGGACCCCGGGTGGGTGCGCCCCGTCGTGGGCGCCTCGGGTGCCATCTTCGGGCTGCTGTTCCTCTACATCGTGCTGGCCTGGCGCAGGGGCGGGGTCTCGACGGGGCTGCTCGTGATGATCGGCATCAACCTGGCCCTGCCGTTCTTCGTCGGCGGCATCGCCTGGCAGGCCCACATCGGTGGCGCCGTGACCGGTGCGGCCATCGGGGGGCTCATGCTCCTGACCTCGGCGCCGGGCCGCTCCCCGCAGGCGGTGCGACGTCGGGCCCTGGCCTGGCCCGCGCTCTCGGGCGTGCTCGTCGTCCTGCTGCTGCTGGCCGGGCTGCGGCTCTGGCAGGTCCTCGGCCCCGCGGCCCTGGGGCTGCCGGGCTGAGCACCACTTTCTGTCGCCTGGACCGAGTTACACCCGTGTGGTTATCCCCATCGTGGGGACAACCTGTGGACAACTACCGCCACTGGGTGGCCATGCCGAAGCCGATCATGATGAGGCCCATGCCGATCCCGAGGTTCCAGTAGCGGATCGACTCGATGGGCCACAGGCCACCGGTGATGTAGAAGATGGCCACCCACAGCACGCCGATGATCATCAACGCGCACATCACCGGCACGAACCAGGAGGGGTTGCTCGGCAGGCTCTGGGTCTGGGGCTCGGTCTGGCTGGTGCGCTGGGCGCGCTTGCGAGCGCCGTCTCGGCCTCGGGACTCGGGCACGTCGACTCCTTCGTGGTGGGAGCCGCCAGGATATACGCCGGATACCCTGGGTCCCATGACCGATGAGCCGAGCGAGGGTCCGGGCTCCGCGGTGGCACCGCGCCGGGCCCGGAGCAGGACGGTCGGGGTGACGCTCGTCTGCCTCGCCGCCGGGCTCCTCTTCGGCACCAGCGCCTCCCTCGCCCGCGACGCGCGTCCGGAGCCGGGGGACCTGGTCGGCCTCATCACCCAGCGCGACGTCGAGGTGCGTGAGCTCAGCGCCCAGGCCGAGGAGCTGCGGCACGAGGTGGACCGGCTGCGGTCCGCTCAGGCCACCAGCGCCGCGGCGGTGGACGGCCAGCGGGCGGAGGACCTCGCGGTGGGCGTGGGGGCGACCGCCGTCACCGGACCGGCCGTGAGCGTCACGCTCGACGACGCCGGCTACAGCCTGGACACCCTCCCCGAGGGCTACTCGGTCGACG
This genomic window from Serinicoccus chungangensis contains:
- a CDS encoding DUF881 domain-containing protein — encoded protein: MTDEPSEGPGSAVAPRRARSRTVGVTLVCLAAGLLFGTSASLARDARPEPGDLVGLITQRDVEVRELSAQAEELRHEVDRLRSAQATSAAAVDGQRAEDLAVGVGATAVTGPAVSVTLDDAGYSLDTLPEGYSVDDVVVHQQDLQGVVNALWAGGAEAIMVQDQRIVATSSVQCVGNTLYLQGRVYSPPFTVTAVGDPEALHAALAADPVVATYRDWADAVGLGYAVADLGETELPAYAGQVRPSHARVVDSR